Within Pseudomonas brassicacearum, the genomic segment GCAACCCGCCGACGCCCACCTGATCGACCCCGACAAAAAGCCCCGGGCACGCAAAAGCCGGGAAGTGTTCTGCTATTTCGACAACGACATCAAAGTCCGCGCGCCCTATGACGCACGTCACTTGCTGGAGCGCTTTCATCTGGACAAGGACCTCGCCACCGCGCCCGGCGAGCGCCCGGCCGAAGGGGTATTGCCATGAACCGCCCGCAAACCGGCGAAACAACTCGCGAGCCGACCCAGCAACAGCCCCAGGTTCTCGACCGGGTCAGCCACTTCACCGTGCTGACGGTCAACACCCACAAGGGTTTCACCGCCCTGAACCGGCGCTTCATCCTGCCGGAACTGCGCGAAGCGGTGCGCAGTGTGTCCGCCGATGTGGTGTTTTTGCAGGAAGTCCACGGCACCCATGAACACCACCCCCAGCGCTACAGCAACTGGCCGAGCATGCCGCAATACGAGTTCCTGGCCGATAGCCTCTGGCCGCAGTTCGCCTACGGGCGCAACGCGGTGTACCCGGCGGGCGACCACGGCAACGCGCTGTTGTCGAAATTCGAGATCATCCGCCACGACAACCTGGACGTGTCCATCAGTGGCCATGAAAACCGCGGCATGCTCCACAGCGTGCTGCGCCTGCCGGGCGATGGACCGCACGTGCATGCCATTTGCGTGCACTTGGGGCTGCGCGAAGGTCATCGTGTCGAGCAACTCAAGCTGCTTTGCCAGCGCTTGAGCGAACTGCCGCCCGACGCGCCGGTTATCGTTGCCGGCGACTTCAACGACTGGCGCGGCAAGGCCAGCGAACTGCTCGAACCCTGCGGCCTGCGGGAAGTGTTCGCCGAACAGTGGGGCAAACCGGCCCGCAGCTTTCCGGCGCGCCTGCCAGTCCTGCGCCTGGACCGCATCTACGTGCGCAACCTCAAGGCCCGTCATCCCAAGGTGTTGAGCGTCCGACCCTGGTCGCACCTCTCCGACCACGCACCGCTGTCGGTGGAGATCCAATTATGAGCGCGACGATGAACAAGGCGACGGTTGAGCAGCTCGATACGCCCCCCACGGAACGCAACCCGGCGCTGGTCGATATCGAATACGGCTGGCACGGCAACAATCGCGTCAAGCTGCTGGAAAACGGCGAGGAATATTTTCCCAGGGTCTTCGAGGCCATTCGCCGGGCCGAGACAGAAATCCTTCTTGAGACCTTCATCCTGTTCGAGGACAAGGTCGGCACTGAACTGCGGGATCTGTTGGTCGAAGCCGCCGAGCGTGGCGTGCG encodes:
- a CDS encoding endonuclease/exonuclease/phosphatase family protein, giving the protein MNRPQTGETTREPTQQQPQVLDRVSHFTVLTVNTHKGFTALNRRFILPELREAVRSVSADVVFLQEVHGTHEHHPQRYSNWPSMPQYEFLADSLWPQFAYGRNAVYPAGDHGNALLSKFEIIRHDNLDVSISGHENRGMLHSVLRLPGDGPHVHAICVHLGLREGHRVEQLKLLCQRLSELPPDAPVIVAGDFNDWRGKASELLEPCGLREVFAEQWGKPARSFPARLPVLRLDRIYVRNLKARHPKVLSVRPWSHLSDHAPLSVEIQL